In Sporichthya polymorpha DSM 43042, a genomic segment contains:
- a CDS encoding DUF427 domain-containing protein, which yields MKLHQIDVEQSTRHVRVEVDGVVVAESRRPRILSETGAPARYYLPREDVRMDLLTPTDSSTYCPFKGDASYWSLRVGEQTYPDIVWSYVDPKPERADIAGLVCFYNEKVDLYLDDERQ from the coding sequence ATGAAGTTGCACCAGATCGATGTCGAGCAGTCCACGCGCCATGTCCGGGTCGAGGTCGACGGCGTGGTCGTCGCGGAGTCCCGCCGGCCCCGGATCCTGTCCGAGACCGGCGCGCCGGCGCGGTACTACCTGCCGCGCGAGGACGTACGGATGGACCTGCTGACTCCCACCGACAGTTCGACGTACTGCCCGTTCAAGGGCGACGCGTCGTATTGGTCGCTACGGGTGGGGGAACAGACCTACCCGGACATCGTGTGGAGCTACGTAGACCCGAAGCCGGAGCGCGCGGACATTGCAGGCCTCGTGTGCTTCTACAACGAGAAGGTCGACCTCTACCTCGACGACGAGCGGCAGTAG
- a CDS encoding Gfo/Idh/MocA family protein codes for MSPAPLGVGIVGLSAARGWAGTAHVPAIRAIPGLELRAASASSAASGKAAAEAHEVPIACADAAELAAHPDVDLVVITVKVPYHAELVRHAIAHGKKVLCEWPLGNGTAEAEALTAEAAERGVDAWVGLQARATPAIRHAADLIATGEIGEVLSSTLVGVGGEWGGSVRPGGEYLIDAANGATLLTVPVGHAVDALAWTLGEFAEVAATVTTRQPTVHHVETGEAMTMTAPDQVAITGTLANGAVVNVHFRGGSTRDQKLRWIISGTQGELVFAGVHGHLQFGMVELLKATGDDKVLSPVEIPGGYELVPHGRGGPAYTVAQAYAGLLRDLDDGGHRTPTFADALRRHRMLDAVQAAADTGTRQRCAS; via the coding sequence GTGAGCCCGGCTCCTCTGGGCGTCGGCATCGTCGGTCTGTCCGCCGCTCGCGGTTGGGCCGGGACCGCGCACGTCCCGGCGATCCGCGCGATCCCCGGCCTCGAGCTGCGCGCGGCCAGCGCCAGCTCGGCGGCCAGCGGCAAGGCGGCGGCGGAAGCGCACGAGGTTCCGATCGCGTGCGCCGACGCCGCCGAGCTCGCCGCGCACCCGGACGTCGACCTCGTCGTCATCACCGTCAAGGTGCCGTACCACGCCGAGCTGGTCCGGCACGCGATCGCGCACGGCAAGAAGGTCCTGTGCGAGTGGCCGCTGGGCAACGGCACCGCGGAGGCCGAGGCACTCACCGCCGAAGCCGCCGAGCGGGGCGTCGACGCCTGGGTCGGGCTGCAGGCGCGGGCCACGCCGGCGATCCGGCACGCGGCCGACCTGATCGCCACCGGGGAGATCGGGGAGGTGCTCTCGTCGACGCTCGTGGGTGTCGGCGGGGAGTGGGGCGGCAGCGTCCGTCCCGGCGGCGAGTACCTGATCGACGCGGCGAACGGGGCCACCCTGCTCACCGTGCCGGTCGGGCACGCCGTCGACGCGCTTGCCTGGACGCTGGGTGAGTTCGCCGAGGTCGCCGCGACCGTGACGACCCGTCAGCCGACGGTGCACCACGTCGAGACCGGCGAGGCGATGACGATGACCGCCCCCGACCAGGTGGCGATCACCGGCACGCTGGCGAACGGCGCCGTCGTCAACGTCCACTTCCGTGGCGGGAGCACGCGCGACCAGAAGCTCCGTTGGATCATCAGCGGGACTCAGGGCGAGCTCGTGTTCGCCGGCGTCCACGGCCACCTGCAGTTCGGCATGGTCGAGTTGCTGAAGGCGACGGGTGACGACAAGGTCCTGAGCCCGGTCGAGATCCCCGGCGGCTACGAGCTCGTGCCGCACGGGCGGGGCGGCCCGGCGTACACGGTCGCGCAGGCCTACGCCGGCCTGCTCCGCGACCTGGACGACGGCGGCCACCGCACCCCGACCTTCGCCGACGCCCTGCGCCGGCACCGGATGCTCGACGCCGTCCAGGCGGCCGCCGACACCGGAACCCGGCAGCGCTGCGCGTCCTGA
- a CDS encoding alpha/beta hydrolase, with translation MWRARVGTAVLTGLLLTGLPAPGNAATGGWGPDPGVAAPESRAKQQTKQTQKPGARAEGPAKPTTPKATHRYGDHGTASTLDVYLPPAEVGRTGAKLPTVVLVHGGAWTRGSRASMAPMARELARQGYVAVAVNYRLATQARWPAQRDDVSAAVSYLRRNADRFNIDRRRMALLGSSAGGHIAAAVATAGDGRDRFRGVVVLSGLLNPVTVTKQAPDFEDAVVQDKLLRCDPTECPDVYRDATPAAALNRRDVPSLLFHSEGENPFDTAQAREFAARSRGVGVPSTLKVLAGDQHGAAYWPRISEFALSWLATRLR, from the coding sequence ATGTGGCGTGCGCGCGTCGGGACGGCGGTACTGACCGGCCTGTTGCTGACCGGTCTCCCCGCGCCCGGGAACGCCGCGACCGGCGGGTGGGGGCCGGATCCCGGGGTGGCGGCGCCGGAGTCCCGGGCGAAGCAGCAGACGAAGCAGACACAGAAGCCGGGCGCGCGAGCGGAGGGGCCGGCGAAGCCAACCACCCCGAAGGCGACCCACCGCTACGGGGACCACGGGACGGCGTCGACCCTCGACGTGTACCTGCCGCCCGCCGAGGTGGGGCGGACCGGCGCGAAGCTGCCGACGGTCGTGCTGGTCCACGGCGGGGCGTGGACGCGGGGGAGTCGGGCGTCGATGGCCCCGATGGCCCGCGAGCTCGCGCGCCAGGGTTACGTCGCGGTGGCGGTGAACTACCGGCTCGCGACGCAGGCCCGCTGGCCGGCGCAGCGCGACGACGTCAGCGCGGCCGTGTCCTACCTGCGCCGGAACGCCGACCGCTTCAACATCGACCGTCGACGGATGGCGCTGCTCGGCTCGTCCGCGGGCGGGCACATCGCGGCCGCGGTCGCGACCGCGGGCGACGGCCGGGACCGCTTCCGGGGCGTGGTCGTCCTGTCCGGCCTGCTCAACCCGGTGACGGTGACCAAGCAGGCGCCGGACTTCGAGGACGCGGTCGTGCAGGACAAGCTGCTGCGCTGCGACCCGACCGAATGCCCGGACGTCTACCGCGACGCGACGCCGGCCGCGGCGCTGAACCGTCGCGACGTGCCGTCGCTGCTGTTCCACTCCGAGGGGGAGAACCCCTTCGACACCGCACAGGCGCGGGAGTTCGCGGCCCGGTCGCGCGGCGTCGGCGTCCCGTCGACGCTGAAGGTCCTCGCCGGCGACCAGCACGGGGCGGCGTACTGGCCGCGGATCAGCGAGTTCGCCCTGAGTTGGCTGGCGACCCGGCTGCGCTGA
- a CDS encoding NDMA-dependent alcohol dehydrogenase, with amino-acid sequence MKTRAAVLWELGGKWEVEEIDLDPPNAHEVQVKMVASGLCHSDEHLVTGDIPIALPVLGGHEGAGIVTEVGEGVTDVEVGDHVVMSFLPSCGKCSYCARGMTNLCDSGAALILGPQLDGTWRFHARGEDVGQMCLLGTFTEHTVVPDQSVVKIDDDIPLEKAALVGCGVPTGFGSVVRTGAVKPGDTVVVMGIGGIGINAVQGARIGGARNIVAIDPVEFKREKAMELGATHAVSDVDEAWTIVAELTRGQLADICVITTDVAEGDYIAPALSLVGKRGKVVVTAIGHPDQMEIKTNLFELTLYEKQILGSLFGSSNPRHDIPRILEMYRAGQLKLDELVTREYTLDEINQGYEDMLAGKNLRGVIRF; translated from the coding sequence GCAGGTCAAGATGGTCGCGAGCGGGCTGTGCCACTCCGACGAGCACCTCGTCACCGGCGACATCCCGATCGCCCTGCCGGTGCTCGGCGGGCACGAGGGCGCCGGGATCGTGACCGAGGTCGGCGAGGGCGTCACCGACGTCGAGGTCGGGGACCACGTCGTCATGAGCTTCCTGCCCTCCTGCGGCAAGTGCTCCTACTGCGCCCGCGGCATGACGAACCTCTGCGACAGCGGCGCGGCGCTCATCCTCGGCCCGCAGCTCGACGGGACCTGGCGGTTCCACGCGCGCGGCGAGGACGTCGGCCAGATGTGTCTGCTCGGCACATTCACCGAGCACACGGTCGTGCCGGACCAGTCGGTCGTGAAGATCGACGACGACATCCCGCTGGAGAAGGCCGCGCTCGTCGGCTGCGGCGTCCCGACCGGGTTCGGCAGCGTCGTCCGCACCGGTGCGGTGAAGCCGGGTGACACGGTCGTCGTCATGGGCATCGGCGGCATCGGCATCAACGCCGTGCAGGGCGCGCGGATCGGCGGGGCGCGGAACATCGTCGCCATCGACCCGGTCGAGTTCAAGCGCGAGAAGGCCATGGAGTTGGGCGCGACGCACGCGGTCTCCGACGTCGACGAGGCGTGGACGATCGTCGCCGAGCTGACCCGCGGCCAGCTCGCCGACATCTGCGTCATCACGACCGACGTCGCCGAGGGCGACTACATCGCGCCGGCGCTCTCCCTGGTCGGCAAGCGCGGCAAGGTCGTCGTCACCGCCATCGGTCACCCCGACCAGATGGAGATCAAGACCAACCTGTTCGAGCTGACGCTCTACGAGAAGCAGATCCTCGGCTCGCTGTTCGGCTCGTCGAACCCGCGGCACGACATCCCCCGCATCCTGGAGATGTACCGCGCCGGGCAGCTCAAGCTCGACGAGCTCGTCACCCGCGAGTACACCCTCGACGAGATCAACCAGGGCTACGAGGACATGCTCGCCGGCAAGAACCTGCGCGGTGTGATCCGGTTCTGA
- a CDS encoding acyl-CoA synthetase produces the protein MYPGTHAKTTPDKPALIVAGTGRTVTYRELDERSNRLAQWWHAAGLRTGDGVAMLLPNTAEVLEIYWAAMRSGLYVTAINFNLSADEASYIVNDANARSLVVHSDLADLAAEVAKRCPQLDFKLAIGAVDGYDDYETALAGSTPERLEHEPRGADMLYSSGTTGRPKGVKLPIPGTLAADDPGVITPLLKMLWAFDDSTVYLSPAPMYHAAPLRFCAGVQSLGGTVVMMEKFDAQRSLELIEKHRVTHSQWVPTHFVRMLKLDESVRSAADVSSLKIAIHAAAPCPVEVKQQMIDWWGPVIHEYYASTESNGLTFVTPQDWLAHPGTVGRAALGVLRICREDGSLCDVGEPGDVYFERDELPFEYHNDPAKTKGAQHPEHPTWTTVGDMGYVDAEGFLYLTDRKAFMIISGGVNIYPQEIEDALALHPSVDDVAVIGIPDPEMGERVKAFVQAAPGATPGPELEEELMTFLRDKIAGFKIPRVWEFRDTLPRTATGKLQKGLLKEKTA, from the coding sequence ATGTACCCGGGAACCCATGCGAAGACGACGCCGGACAAGCCCGCCCTGATCGTGGCCGGCACCGGCAGGACCGTGACCTACCGCGAGCTCGACGAACGCTCGAACCGCCTCGCCCAGTGGTGGCACGCCGCCGGGCTGCGCACCGGCGACGGCGTCGCCATGCTGCTGCCGAACACCGCCGAGGTGCTGGAGATCTACTGGGCGGCGATGCGCTCGGGTCTCTACGTCACCGCGATCAACTTCAACCTCTCCGCGGACGAGGCGAGTTACATCGTCAACGACGCGAACGCCCGCTCGCTGGTCGTGCACTCCGACCTCGCCGACCTCGCGGCCGAGGTCGCGAAGCGGTGCCCCCAGCTCGACTTCAAGCTCGCCATCGGCGCGGTCGACGGCTACGACGACTACGAGACCGCGCTCGCCGGGAGCACCCCCGAGCGGCTCGAGCACGAGCCCCGCGGCGCCGACATGCTGTACAGCAGTGGCACCACCGGCCGCCCCAAGGGCGTCAAGCTGCCGATCCCCGGCACCCTCGCGGCCGACGACCCGGGCGTCATCACCCCGCTGCTCAAGATGCTGTGGGCGTTCGACGACTCGACCGTCTACCTCTCGCCCGCTCCGATGTACCACGCCGCGCCGCTGCGCTTCTGCGCCGGCGTCCAGTCCCTCGGCGGCACGGTCGTGATGATGGAGAAGTTCGACGCGCAGCGCTCCCTCGAGCTCATCGAGAAGCACCGCGTGACGCACAGTCAGTGGGTGCCGACCCACTTCGTCCGCATGCTCAAGCTCGACGAGTCGGTGCGGAGCGCCGCCGACGTCTCCAGCCTGAAGATCGCCATCCACGCGGCCGCGCCGTGCCCGGTCGAGGTCAAGCAGCAGATGATCGACTGGTGGGGCCCGGTCATCCACGAGTACTACGCCTCCACCGAGTCCAACGGCCTGACGTTCGTCACCCCGCAGGACTGGCTCGCCCACCCCGGCACCGTCGGCCGCGCGGCGCTCGGCGTCCTGCGGATCTGCCGCGAGGACGGGTCGCTCTGCGACGTCGGGGAACCCGGCGACGTCTACTTCGAGCGCGACGAGCTCCCGTTCGAGTACCACAACGACCCGGCGAAGACGAAGGGCGCGCAGCACCCGGAGCACCCGACGTGGACGACGGTCGGCGACATGGGTTACGTCGACGCCGAGGGCTTCCTCTACCTGACGGACCGTAAGGCCTTCATGATCATCAGTGGCGGGGTGAACATCTACCCGCAGGAGATCGAGGACGCGCTCGCGCTGCACCCGTCGGTCGACGACGTCGCGGTCATCGGCATCCCGGACCCGGAGATGGGCGAGCGGGTCAAGGCGTTCGTCCAGGCCGCTCCCGGCGCGACGCCCGGCCCGGAGCTGGAGGAGGAGCTGATGACCTTCCTCCGCGACAAGATCGCCGGCTTCAAGATCCCGCGCGTGTGGGAGTTCCGGGACACGCTGCCACGAACGGCCACGGGCAAGCTGCAGAAGGGCTTGCTGAAGGAGAAGACCGCGTGA
- a CDS encoding metalloregulator ArsR/SmtB family transcription factor: MVVDRADVDLLFHALADATRRDIVRRTLDGSHSVSALAREYPMSFAAVQKHVAVLERAGLVTKQRRGREHLVAGNPDALAAARDALDRLELVWRDRVARMADLLAADPSPDNSPDDEDFT, translated from the coding sequence ATGGTTGTAGATCGGGCGGACGTGGATCTGCTCTTCCACGCCCTGGCGGACGCGACGCGCCGCGACATCGTGCGCCGCACCCTGGACGGATCCCACTCCGTCTCCGCCCTGGCCCGCGAGTACCCGATGAGCTTCGCCGCCGTGCAGAAGCACGTGGCCGTGCTGGAGCGGGCGGGCCTGGTGACCAAACAACGACGCGGCCGCGAGCACCTGGTGGCGGGCAACCCCGACGCCCTCGCCGCCGCCCGCGACGCCCTGGACCGACTCGAACTGGTGTGGCGCGACCGCGTCGCCCGGATGGCGGACCTCCTGGCCGCCGACCCTTCCCCCGACAACTCTCCCGACGACGAGGACTTCACATGA
- a CDS encoding SRPBCC family protein, with protein sequence MTVTSVAKDAATRTMTLTAEFDAPVPRVWQLYADPRQLEQWWGPPTYPATVVDHDLSLGGTVRYFMTGPEGDKSCGYWIVRAVDAPHSLEWENGFATDDLSPDRSMPVMTMRMTLAPRPGGGTVMTIATTFETAENMTWCLEMGMEEGMSSAVGQIEAVLAG encoded by the coding sequence ATGACCGTCACCTCCGTGGCCAAGGACGCTGCCACCCGCACGATGACGCTGACCGCCGAGTTCGACGCCCCCGTCCCGCGGGTGTGGCAGCTGTACGCCGACCCGCGCCAGCTGGAGCAGTGGTGGGGCCCGCCGACCTATCCGGCGACCGTGGTCGACCACGACCTGTCGCTCGGCGGGACCGTCCGGTACTTCATGACCGGGCCGGAGGGCGACAAGTCCTGCGGGTACTGGATCGTGCGCGCCGTCGACGCCCCGCACTCGCTGGAGTGGGAGAACGGCTTCGCGACCGACGACCTCTCCCCGGACCGCTCGATGCCCGTCATGACGATGCGCATGACCCTCGCCCCGCGCCCCGGCGGCGGGACCGTGATGACGATCGCGACCACCTTCGAGACCGCCGAGAACATGACCTGGTGCCTGGAGATGGGCATGGAGGAAGGGATGTCCTCCGCCGTCGGGCAGATCGAGGCGGTGCTCGCGGGCTGA
- a CDS encoding DUF421 domain-containing protein — MDYTLNWEEAAAVVLTATGMYVAVLALIRLAGRRLVAAVSAYDLALGLCLGSIMGRAILGYTPSLPAGVLGLATLFVLHTGTRQLLGSPRVDLLLGGGPVLVMKDGQVLSDALRSAQLSEDDLRAALRRAGIGSYADVGVAIVERTGTISILRPGQATADVLTGVDGWR; from the coding sequence GTGGACTACACGCTGAACTGGGAAGAAGCCGCCGCCGTCGTCCTGACCGCGACCGGGATGTACGTCGCCGTGCTCGCGCTGATCCGGCTCGCCGGGCGGCGCCTGGTGGCCGCGGTGTCGGCCTATGACCTCGCGCTCGGGCTGTGCCTCGGCTCGATCATGGGCCGCGCCATCCTCGGGTACACGCCGTCGCTGCCGGCCGGTGTGCTGGGCCTCGCGACGCTGTTCGTCCTGCACACGGGAACGCGTCAGCTGCTCGGCAGTCCCCGCGTCGACCTCCTGCTCGGCGGGGGACCGGTGCTCGTGATGAAGGACGGCCAGGTCCTCTCGGACGCGCTCCGCAGCGCCCAGTTGTCCGAGGACGACCTGCGCGCGGCCCTGCGCCGCGCCGGGATCGGGTCCTACGCCGACGTGGGGGTGGCGATCGTCGAGCGGACCGGGACGATCAGCATCCTGCGCCCCGGCCAGGCCACCGCCGACGTCCTCACGGGTGTCGACGGGTGGCGCTGA